DNA from Rubripirellula lacrimiformis:
TGACCGAAGGATGGAATCGAAGCCCACCCTTGAAGGGGCCCAACGCGCTGTTGAACTGGACGCGGAAACCACGATTGATGTGGACCTCGCCGCGATCATCCTGCCATGGCACGCGAAAGATCACCTGCCGTTCGGGTTCACAAATTCGTTCGATGATTTTCTGCTCAGTGAACTTCGGATACTTGGCCAACACCGTTCCGATGGAACCTAAAACCTCTTTGACCGCCTGGATGAATTCTGGTTCACCGAGGTTACGTTGCTGAATGTTCCATAGTGTCGACGCTAGTTTGTCTTCCATCGTTTGCTTCAGTGCGGGGGCATGGGATTTGGGGGAAACCGAGGACGCTGAGAAGCGGTCCGTTCGTTGCAGGGGGGCCAAACGCATCTGTTGTGCCGCCGTTGATCGACGCCGTTTTCATCGTCAAATCACGAATAACCTGGTCGATTTCCCCAATCCCAAGAGGGGTGGCGCGTCAACTGCAGTTGGCGCATCCGCAACCCCAGTTGCCACCCAAGACGGGGCTGCATGGACAAGCGATGACGTGTCGGTAGGATACGTGACGCAAAAACCGCAATCTCTCATCGACATTGTCCATCTCGTGTGGACGGTTCGGCATCGAAAATCATGGTCACACCGAGTCCCCCCATCACGGCGACCGAATCCTCCTCTGTTCGATCCGTCGATGGCCAGTCGCGCGCAGCGAACCTGCTGCTGATCACAGGCATCCTGCTGGTCGCCGTCAATCTGCGTCCCGCGCTAGCCAGTGTCGGACCGCTGGTGGAAGACATCCGGCAAACGACGGGGTTGTCCAATGCTTGGCTGGGCCTGTTGACGACGTTGCCACTGATCGCATTCGGTGTCATCTCGACCTTGACGCCGCTATTTACGCGGCGTTTCGGGATCGGCGGAACGTTGCTGGGGGCGATGGCACTGTTGGCTTTCGGGACCGCGATGCGTTCGATCCCATGGCTGCCGGCGCTGTACTTCGGGACGCTTCTGTTGGGGATCGCGATCGCGTTTGGGAACGTGTTGCTGCCAAGTCTGACGAAACGAAACTTCGCATCCCGATCGGGTTTCATCACCAGCCTCTATTCGGCTGGGATGGCACTGGGGGCTTCGCTGGCCGCAGGCGTCAGCATCCCGTTGGCCAACGACCTGAATCTCGGTTGGCGAGGAACCCTTGGCGTGTGGGCGATCCCAGCCATGATTGCCTTCGTCGTTTGGCTGCCACAAGCCAGCCGGCTGAAAAAGTCAGAACCGGGGCGCAGCTTTCAGGCGGCGATGAAACACCTTGGCAGATCGAAATTGGCCTGGCAGGTGGCGCTGTTCATGGGACTGCAATCGCTGACGTTCTATGTCGTGTTGGCGTGGTTGCCCGCCATTCTGATCAGCCGAGGATGTGACGCTTCCTATGCCGGTTGGATGCTGTCCCTGTCACAAGCGATGGGCATTGTCGGATCGTTGATTGTCCCAACGCTTGCGGGAAGGACGGCCGATCAACGAGTCTTTGTCTTGCTGATGGCGTTGATCGAATCGATTGGGCTTGCCGGGCTATGGCTGGATCCGCAGGGATGGATCGTGTTGTGGGTTTCGATGATCGGATTCATCTTGGGTGGATCCTTCGGGTTGGCCCTGTTATTCATCGTCCTGCGATCCAAAGACACTCAATCCGCTACCGAACTTTCAGGGATGGCTCAGTCGATTGGCTATCTGGTCGCCGCGACGGGCCCCATGATCTTTGGCGGCCTGTTCGACTTCAGCGGTACCTGGTTCTATTCTTTCGTGCTACTGTTCGTCGTCGGAGTGCTGAAGTTGGCGATGGGGTTGGGGGCTGGTGCGGCCAGGACGCTGGATTGATACGCGCCGACGCAACCGGCACCCCAAGGCGGATGGTTCGGCGGTCGCAGGGTCACTGACCTTTCGGTCCAGCTTGCGAGTTTTCATCCAGTACGGTTGCGGGACGCACAAACGAAATGCCTTGGTCGTTGCTGGTGTCAATCATCACGGTTTCCACCACCGGATGAGTCACCGGCCGTCCGCTTTGCCAGTGGACGATAAAACTTGCGCCGCTGCCGCCGGACTTGTCGCTTTGTTCGATCACGAACTCTGTCGACGCCAACGGCCCTAGCTTCAAAGGGCTTTTCAGCATCGATCGCTTCTCGTTACCGCTTGTGTCGTAATACTTGACCGACGATACGACAATTTCGTTTTCACGATCCGTGTTGCGAATGCTCAACGTTACCGTCAGCAACCGCGGCTTGTTGTCTTGATGGTAAATGTGCGAATAGGCGGGGACGTACAACGTTTGCCCCATCACCGGATGCCACGGCAAAGTATCGATATCCATCCTCGCTTCGTCACGCATACTCGGCTCGTAAAGATTCAGATCCTCTTCCAACGACTTGAACCGAAACTCCATCAAGATCCCCAACACGAGTGCCGGCGCGACCACAAGCAGCAGCACGATCAGCTTCAATTGCCGAGCGAGCTTCTGGGCGCGTTCTTCAGTCATTTCGGTCATGGGTCGCTTTCAAGCTGGGACGTGATTCAAAAACGATCATTCCGCGCACACCGATCCGCGCTGGTTTGACACGGTTTGTCCGACGGGAACCGTCCAGCCTATTGGCAACCGCAACTGCAAGCGATAGGCCTTGCACGGCAAACGTCATTTATCGCCGCCGCATTTCGATTCCGCGTCCGGCACCGCAGGCCACGCAGCATTCCCACGCCCATCGTATTCGGGGGAGAGGAGGGCGGGAAAGCGATCGAGTGAGCCGCGACGCGTGAGCGGCCGGGAATTGCCCAATCGCCTATTGCCCCATCCCAATCGCCCGCGGCCGTCACCGCCAGCGGGTCACGGGTTCCAGAGAACGCCGGCCAGCGAGTGGTCGGATACGACTGCTGGCCGACGTGGAACCGTTTCTCTTGCTGACATCATCGGTCAGTCACGGATCACTGCCTGGCAATCTGCGGACGTCGCGTCCGGTGCCGCGTTTGCAGACGCGGCGAAGTGATTGCCAGATCCGCCAGCTATTCGGTGGCGATCTCTACCGCCGCATCACCGATCTGCCGGAAACCTGCTCGTCCTCGTCGCCGCTGCGAACCACGACGCTTCAATTTGGTTAGCACCATTCGTCGTGCGCGTCGCGCAGCCGAGGCAACCGCTGCCATCACCTTCTGATGCTTCGCGGTCACGTTGATCGGACCAACACCCGGCATCGTCAAGTTCAC
Protein-coding regions in this window:
- a CDS encoding CynX/NimT family MFS transporter, whose product is MVTPSPPITATESSSVRSVDGQSRAANLLLITGILLVAVNLRPALASVGPLVEDIRQTTGLSNAWLGLLTTLPLIAFGVISTLTPLFTRRFGIGGTLLGAMALLAFGTAMRSIPWLPALYFGTLLLGIAIAFGNVLLPSLTKRNFASRSGFITSLYSAGMALGASLAAGVSIPLANDLNLGWRGTLGVWAIPAMIAFVVWLPQASRLKKSEPGRSFQAAMKHLGRSKLAWQVALFMGLQSLTFYVVLAWLPAILISRGCDASYAGWMLSLSQAMGIVGSLIVPTLAGRTADQRVFVLLMALIESIGLAGLWLDPQGWIVLWVSMIGFILGGSFGLALLFIVLRSKDTQSATELSGMAQSIGYLVAATGPMIFGGLFDFSGTWFYSFVLLFVVGVLKLAMGLGAGAARTLD
- a CDS encoding DUF3124 domain-containing protein; translated protein: MTEMTEERAQKLARQLKLIVLLLVVAPALVLGILMEFRFKSLEEDLNLYEPSMRDEARMDIDTLPWHPVMGQTLYVPAYSHIYHQDNKPRLLTVTLSIRNTDRENEIVVSSVKYYDTSGNEKRSMLKSPLKLGPLASTEFVIEQSDKSGGSGASFIVHWQSGRPVTHPVVETVMIDTSNDQGISFVRPATVLDENSQAGPKGQ